Proteins co-encoded in one Brassica oleracea var. oleracea cultivar TO1000 chromosome C4, BOL, whole genome shotgun sequence genomic window:
- the LOC106342809 gene encoding vacuolar amino acid transporter 1-like, giving the protein MNHVPSDQSFYIESEEEDDRKDYEEEEDDDQSHSYSSDANDDNQTQTKPSSYTTAWPQSYRQSIDLYSSVPSPNIGFLGNNSVTRFGSSFLSSSLIRRHTPESLPAVTKPLLEADEQALPPPPKHRLSSHGLLSPAPSRRGSMRKDEKVSMVSHEIPMSRNSSYGQAVLNGLNVLCGVGILSTPYAAKEGGWLGLMILFIYGLLSFYTGILLRYCLDSESDLETYPDIGQAAFGTTGRIFVSIVLYLELYACCVEYIILESDNLSSLFPNAAFGIGGFELDARHLFAILTTLAVLPTVWLRDLSVLSYISAGGVIASVLVVLCLFWIGLVDEVGIHSKGTTLNLSTLPVAIGLYGYCYSGHAVFPNIYTSMAKPTQYPAVLLTCFGICTLMYAGVAVMGYTMFGEATESQFTLNLPQDLVATKIAVWTTVVNPFTKYALTISPVALSLEELIPERHNKSHWYAIAIRTALVFSTLLVGLSIPFFGLVMSLIGSLLTMLVTLILPPVCFLSIVRGKVTSTQMLLCVLIIVVGAISSVIGSYSALSKIIQKLSS; this is encoded by the exons ATGAATCACGTACCATCTGATCAGAGCTTTTACATTGAGAGCGAGGAAGAAGACGATAGAAAAGATTACGAAGAAGAAGAAGATGATGATCAAAGCCATTCTTATTCCTCCGATGCTAATGATGATAATCAGACGCAGACTAAGCCAAGCTCATACACTACAGCTTGGCCACAGAGTTACAG GCAGTCGATTGATCTTTACAGTAGTGTACCGTCTCCCAACATCGGTTTTCTTGGGAATAACTCGGTGACGAGATTTGGAAGCTCTTTCTTGTCTTCTTCGTTGATAAGAAGACATACTCCTGAATCGTTACCCGCTGTTACAAAGCCTCTGCTCGAAGCAGATGAACAAGCACTACCGCCACCACCAAAACACAGACTTAGCTCTCATGGCTTGCTCTCTCCTGCTCCTTCGAGGAGAGGTTCTATGCGGAAGGACGAGAAAGTATCCATGGTCTCTCACGAGATTCCTATGTCACGCAACAGCTCATACGGACAAGCTGTTCTAAATG GATTGAACGTTCTGTGTGGAGTTGGAATACTTTCAACGCCCTATGCTGCCAAAGAAGGAGGATGGCTGGGACTAATGATACTGTTTATATATGGTTTGCTTTCTTTCTACACTGGAATACTCCTACGTTACTGCCTCGACAGTGAGTCTGACCTTGAGACCTATCCTGATATTGGCCAAGCCGCGTTTGGTACCACTGGGCGTATCTTTGTCTCG ATAGTACTCTACTTGGAGCTATAC GCGTGCTGTGTTGAATATATAATATTGGAGAGTGATAATCTCTCTTCATTATTTCCAAATGCTGCCTTCGGTATTGGAGGATTTGAGTTAGATGCACGCCATCTATTTGCAATACTAACCACTCTCGCTGTTCTCCCCACCGTCTGGCTCAGAGATCTCAGTGTACTGAGTTATATCTCAG CTGGAGGGGTGATTGCATCGGTGCTAGTGGTTTTGTGTTTGTTTTGGATTGGTTTGGTAGATGAAGTTGGAATCCACAGCAAAGGAACTACACTAAACTTGTCAACTTTACCTGTAGCTATAGGGCTATATGGTTACTGCTACTCAGGACATGCTGTTTTCCCCAATATTTATACTTCTATGGCAAAACCAACTCAATACCCTGCTGTTCTCTTGACATG CTTTGGTATTTGTACTCTGATGTATGCCGGTGTAGCTGTTATGGGCTATACGATGTTTGGAGAAGCAACAGAATCACAGTTTACTCTCAACTTGCCCCAAGATTTGGTTGCAACTAAGATTGCTGTGTGGACTACT GTGGTGAATCCATTTACCAA ATATGCTTTGACCATATCTCCAGTAGCACTGAGTCTTGAGGAATTGATACCAGAAAGACATAACAAGTCACATTGGTACGCCATTGCCATTAGAACCGCGTTGGTCTTCTCTACTCTGCTTGTCGGTCTTTCAATTCCCTTCTTTG GTCTTGTCATGTCATTGATTGGATCATTGTTGACAATGCTCGTC ACGCTAATACTTCCCCCAGTTTGTTTCCTGAGCATCGTACGGGGAAAAGTGACCTCGACACAG ATGCTGCTGTGTGTTTTAATCATCGTGGTAGGAGCAATATCTTCCGTAATTGGCTCATATTCAGCTCTCTCCAAGATCATTCAGAAACTGAGCAGTTGA
- the LOC106340456 gene encoding probable receptor-like protein kinase At5g47070 produces MNNSTPVRSLVSSKAMKCFYFSKDKPQDGAAKTRKSDSLQGSGSEFNSSTSTTTSITSSLHVLSETHSNNLKVFALDDLKTATKNFSRSLMIGEGGFGGVFRGVIQNPQDSRKKIDIAVKQLSRRGLQGHKEWVTEVNVLGVVEHPNLVKLIGYCAEDDERGIQRLLVYEYVPNRSVQDHLSNRFIVTPLPWSTRMKIAQDTARGLAYLHQGMEFQIIFRDFKSSNILLDENWNAKLSDFGLARMGPSKGVTHVSTAVVGTIGYAAPEYIQTGHLTAKSDVWSYGIFLYELITGRRPFDRNRPRNEQNILEWIRPHLTDIKKFKMIIDPRLEGNYYLKSALKLAAVANRCLMVKAKARPTMSEVSEMLERIVESSEEVSPALLLVKSLTPKDAFEASRREKVKRRFVELVTGVNGCPNLPTWSPKLVTSL; encoded by the exons ATGAATAACTCTACACCAG TGAGGAGTTTGGTTTCATCAAAGGCAATGAAATGTTTCTACTTCAGCAAAGATAAACCTCAAGATGGAGCAGCTAAGACGAGAAAGTCTGATTCATTGCAAGGATCAGGGTCTGAGTTTAACTCAAGTACAAGTACTACAACTTCCATCACTTCTTCCTTGCACGTCCTTTCCGAGACACACAGTAACAATCTCAAAGTCTTTGCCCTCGATGACCTCAAAACCGCTACCAAGAACTTCAGCCGGTCCTTGATGATCGGCGAAGGTGGCTTCGGTGGTGTGTTTCGTGGCGTGATCCAGAACCCTCAAGATTCTCGTAAGAAGATTGATATAGCTGTTAAACAACTCAGTAGAAGAGGTCTTCAG GGGCATAAAGAATGGGTGACAGAAGTAAACGTGTTGGGAGTCGTGGAGCATCCAAATCTGGTGAAGCTGATAGGTTACTGCGCTGAGGATGATGAGAGAGGGATCCAACGGCTACTTGTTTATGAATACGTACCAAACAGGAGCGTTCAAGACCATTTATCAAATCGTTTTATAGTCACTCCTCTTCCTTGGTCCACAAGAATGAAGATTGCTCAAGACACTGCTCGAGGACTCGCTTATCTTCATCAAGGCATGGAGTTTCAG ATCATCTTTAGGGACTTCAAATCTTCCAATATTCTTCTTGATGAAAACTGGAACGCAAAGCTATCTGACTTTGGACTGGCTCGTATGGGTCCTTCAAAGGGAGTCACTCATGTCTCCACTGCG GTTGTAGGAACCATTGGTTATGCAGCACCTGAGTACATCCAAACAGGACACCTCACGGCCAAAAGCGACGTGTGGAGCTACGGGATCTTTCTGTACGAGCTCATCACAGGGAGACGTCCCTTCGATAGGAACCGCCCAAGAAACGAGCAGAACATCTTGGAGTGGATAAGACCTCACTTGACTGATATCAAGAAGTTCAAGATGATCATTGACCCAAGACTTGAAGGAAACTACTACCTCAAGTCGGCTTTGAAGCTGGCTGCTGTTGCCAACAGGTGTTTGATGGTGAAAGCAAAGGCAAGGCCAACGATGAGTGAGGTCTCAGAGATGTTGGAAAGGATTGTGGAGAGTTCAGAAGAGGTTTCTCCCGCTCTGCTGTTGGTGAAGAGCTTGACGCCTAAAGATGCGTTTGAGGCGTCAAGGAGAGAGAAAGTTAAGAGAAGATTTGTTGAACTTGTAACTGGGGTAAATGGTTGTCCTAATCTGCCTACTTGGTCTCCTAAACTTGTCACTTCTCTTTGA